One stretch of Plasmodium yoelii strain 17X genome assembly, chromosome: 5 DNA includes these proteins:
- a CDS encoding reticulocyte binding protein, putative — MKKYIYIINLAAFFISGNIICATKIEENNNKHAPNSNNYIPYHNLEESDFNDSNFSNEKQYNNENNSINNEKYIQPHSIINNSLLNKKDINNTKLTLYNEYNKTNNLDDFRKFNHEHEKTNNSLIEINKSFLQMSIVSQVSHEVFDMIEVLYDVNDNDNVLWPFYKPIYSSKYIIKLFEKFSIPSTSIKKNKMKKDHDQVFNKIAITNRLCITERNELINQMGNIHNPLYNFYNNPPMDDYNLYKSSKTKFVNCLKNNFENIKNEINNVISSEETLYKTECKNSNNLKSSTQKDSGFCKNVISIGITYKKKSDIPNDNDIIPFIDFLIEKLKPKDDLKSLIIKLNFIKEQFKDMKNKHDKYTKICQKEEASVKKCNEPDLNNNNCGNYFNDFKKKADSYSILDYNDKIIQNLEAIYYTYKESLEYFFKSIGELLIDKPDSNGNIIDKDGINDFDLSTPKSRLKSLETEFHTIFENTLDFYKNKQNLDNSNDTKKNIISLILPLMDKFTDLNKSMLNLINDGVLQKHMTITQIKQKLNQSTYEERKEGFTSALELAERWEKKKLETITKLNKENEETVKLEKEIRELFKKYSDEVAEKKHVEELKLKLKETIKDIYNKKEYIKKAIDLKKAIENNNKYIDELGKNTPFQIEEYVKKKDTIYSTIKSELSEIYKGNIVELYNELSSVVQENTIDPIKNKKELETLKSEIDNVYNKIQNMKIEEVELHLKNIETSKNELSNLILEIIKYIFGEIDNDLNKTLKEFKNKEQELSNKINDYTKENDQLSVYQSKIIEIRKHYNDQINVDNTKGEEAKQNYDQSKEYAKKIPIKEGETSKFINEVTAMKNELLRKLKKYIDFDGAYKEKANSEHEKITELVKKIRIEISKYLVNNYEKKFNNSKKLIIETDKSIEEEYKNINTLKKVDEYIKVCVHTNELISNFRNKQTILKDKLDKNINTVKENNSIDKLYTNKFENILTDKKTELDKTFTDVALNDHESNNNELMKYFNNLKANLGKNKKNMLYQQFGEKEKAIDDIKKKNADINENVSKIEVAIYASIYNISDEMEREIEKSIESLNTQVIEKVKTNVTNLNEIKGKLKQYDFHDFGKEENIKYPDEINKIKNEIKTVGQQIDQHINKLEEIKKNSGSYNDEIKGKTDKFENVTDKTIYNKDPKEIEEKIKNIVTKIDEKKNIYIKINKLLDEISEIEKNNTSLKKVKDINVSYGQSLGKLFLEQIDEEKKKAGHMIKSMEEYMDDLDNIKKKSQEIENEMKINMDIKMYINKEMEALNISHDDDKQYHNISKNHEEKISDIHKNSLKIIQEFSTESNINDIKNELQKNVSESKNYNNDINQILSKIASIYNILKLNKIKKIIDKVKEYTNEIEKNNKNITVELSNSKTIIKELEDDSNLKDCKSKIGSTIDDNYVGECIKNITDLKTHILNKENNINTYFKNAEKYNENVLLNFNNIEMADNKAQYILNIKKNNGTNNHDYNITELKKHKDMSNGYKDEADKNIQAFKKNKELFEKYKQDVTVLLDKYSAIALKNKFDKTKNDSEQIIKAIKDAHNKFILELGKSEKKMNEIKNEKINIEDEVAKNDKSNKAIAAIKISIDPFKTKFLKINDIKKKSDEYLKETENIEKEISNLSIDTQETKLKENGDKLSTLKELLESLKNQKKNIEDRKKELDEVNSKIEQIERDVNQSKKNYEIGIVEKINEIAEANKKRIESTKELIQPTIQNLISSFNANDLEDINTNENLGKYNTEMDNIYKEFIKSYNLITNYLKAVSKESITYDQIKNKRISTQEELLKNIEHGNKAKSYLDYVKENEFDRIVTHLKKKLDNVNVKFTNEYLKANEGFDNISKSINNVKNSTDENSLLNILNQTKQMYENIVSKTYNSYKYDAENIFINIPKLANSLNIQIKSSSGIDLFKNINIAILPYLDSQKKDTLTFIPSPQKTSETYTKISDSYNTLLDILKRSQELQKKEQKTLNLILENRRLYEKVQATNELKDTLSDLKNKKEHILNEVKLLLHKSNELNKLSCNSQNYDTILESSKYDKIKENSNNYEQEKKKLGINFDVTAMEEKFNNDIKVIEELENNYDSSEENNNILQSKQKLKELTNAFNTEIKKIEDQIIEKNDLINKLIEKRKQCLLFTYTTLIETLKSKVTNYSEFIESATKFSKEFLKYIDDTSNSLSNDIETLHIKYDLNQTNKYVTSMFADATNDNNNLIEKGKEATQIINNLTNLFTIDSNNIDADTLHNNKLQIIYFDSELHKSIESIKQLYKKMYAFKLLNIAHINGKYFDISKEFDNILQLQKHKLTENLNNLNQIDQYISDKKNQFLHALNETTNPNLNTLKEIYHDIVNYENQIDEIKNISNKENENITLYIDTITKLTEKVQNILDYVTTYENNNNIIKQHIQDNDENHVSQIKDNLKKTIQSFQEILNKIDEIKVQFYGNNNINSIITTISQNVNDVKNNFSKDLTIENGLIQIQKSLEDIQNSTYEIRNEQITKFVNTIRNYVEQQTNKIQNNPNKDEIDDIIEKIINYNKELAIKIPIVIDNQNNVTSIISRINKVINLIESEHSNNNNVSYNVAIKHIENANNIILDLNRNKNMLNNLMQENLNIINDLKNKKQEIENRNNLHTINRQQEITQTEHVNNTYHHAVNDTNNINQNHQYSSSDKKGSSKTRDAGNSVRYAGAIAFALVGCYIIIRIKEKRDKNEMEFDKSKGFYDDGENGLFEREDEVIEVYMDEDL; from the exons atgaaaaaatatatttatattattaatttggctgcattttttatttccggTA ATATAATTTGTGCAACCAAAATTGAGGAAAATAACAACAAACATGCCCCAAACTCAAACAATTATATTCCATACCATAATTTAGAAGAAAGTGATTTTAATGATTCAAACTTTTCAAatgaaaaacaatataataatgaaaataattccattaacaatgaaaaatatatacaaccACATTCAATAATTAACAACTCCCttctaaataaaaaagacataaataatacaaaactaacattatataatgaatataataagaCAAATAATCTTGATGATTTTAGAAAATTTAATCATGAAcatgaaaaaacaaataacaGCTTAATTGAAATTAATAAGTCTTTTTTACAAATGAGCATCGTATCTCAAGTAAGTCATGAAGTATTCGATATGATCGAAGTTCTATATGATGTAAATGATAATGACAATGTGTTATGGCCTTTTTATAAACCTATATATTcttctaaatatattataaaattattcgAGAAATTCAGTATACCCTCAACttctattaaaaaaaataaaatgaagaAAGACCATGACCAggtttttaataaaatcgCAATAACAAACCGGTTATGCATAACTGAAAGAAATGAATTAATTAATCAAATGGGGAATATACACAATCccttatataatttttataataaccCTCCGATGGATGACTATAACTTATATAAATCATCAAAAACCAAGTTTGtaaattgtttaaaaaataattttgaaaacataaaaaatgaaataaataatgttatttCAAGTGAAGAAACATTGTATAAAACGGAATGTAAAAATAGCAACAATCTCAAGAGTTCTACTCAGAAAGATTCTGGATTTTGTAAAAATGTGATAAGTATCGgtataacttataaaaaaaaatcggaCATTCCCAACGATAATGATATTATTCCATTTATAGATTTTCtaatagaaaaattaaaaccaAAAGATGATTTAAAGAGTCTTATAATCAAactaaattttataaaagaacAATTCAAggatatgaaaaataaacatgACAAATACACAAAAATATGTCAAAAAGAAGAGGCTTCTGTGAAAAAATGTAATGAACCCGAtttaaacaataataattgtggtaattattttaatgattttaaaaagaaaGCCGATTCGTATAGTATTTTAgattataatgataaaattatacaaaatttagaagcaatatattatacttataaAGAATCCTTAgaatacttttttaaatcaatAGGGGAATTATTAATAGACAAACCAGATTCaaatggaaatataataGACAAAGATGGTATTAATGATTTCGATTTGTCTACACCCAAATCTAGATTAAAATCTTTAGAAACCGAATTCCATAcaatatttgaaaatacattggatttttataaaaataaacaaaatctTGATAATTCCAatgatacaaaaaaaaatataatatcattaATTTTACCACTTATGGATAAATTTACAGATTTAAATAAGTCTAtgttaaatttaataaatgatgGCGTTTTACAAAAACATATGACTATTACtcaaataaaacaaaaattaaatcaaTCAACTTATGAAGAAAGAAAAGAAGGGTTTACATCTGCCCTCGAATTAGCAGAACGTTGGGAAAAGAAAAAACTCGAAACAATAACGAAGTTAAACAAAGAAAACGAAGAAACTGTTAAATTGGAAAAAGAAATTAgagaattatttaaaaaatactcAGATGAGGTGGCTGAAAAGAAACATGTAGaagaattaaaattaaaattaaaagaaacaATAAAAGacatatataacaaaaaggaatatattaaaaaagcaATTGACTTAAAGAAAgcaatagaaaataataataaatacattGATGAATTAGGTAAAAATACGCCATTTCAAATTGAGGAATATGTAAAGAAAAAAGATACAATATATAGTACAATAAAATCAGAGTTATCCGAAATTTATAAAGGTAACATTGTTGAGCTTTACAATGAATTGTCTTCTGTAGTTCAAGAAAATACCATTGAtcctataaaaaataaaaaagaactTGAAACTTTAAAATCGGAAATagataatgtatataataaaatccAAAACATGAAAATTGAAGAAGTTGAACTACATCTAAAGAATATAGAAACTAGCAAAAATGAACTATCAAACTTAATtttagaaataataaaatatatatttggaGAAATTGACAACGATCtaaataaaacattaaaagaatttaaaaataaagaacaagaactatcaaataaaataaatgactATACTAAGGAAAATGACCAATTAAGTGTATATCaatcaaaaataatagaaatcAGAAAACATTATAATGATCAAATTAATGTAGACAATACAAAGGGAGAAGAAGCAAAACAAAACTATGACCAATCCAAAGAATACGCCAAGAAAATACCTATCAAAGAAGGTGAAACATCAAAATTCATCAATGAAGTAACAGCTATGAAAAACGAACTCTTACGTaaattaaagaaatatattgatTTTGACGGAGCTTATAAAGAAAAGGCTAACTCAGAACACGAAAAAATTACCGaattagtaaaaaaaataaggatTGAAATTTCAAAATACCTGGTGAATAACTATGAAAAGaaatttaataatagtaagaaattaattattgaaaCAGATAAATCCATTGaagaagaatataaaaatatcaataCTCTTAAAAAGGtagatgaatatataaaagtatGTGTTCATACAAATGAATTAATATCAAATTTTCGTAATAAACAAACTATATTAAAAGACAaattagataaaaatattaataccgtaaaagaaaataattcaatAGATAAACTTTATACAAACAagtttgaaaatatattaacagaTAAAAAGACAGAATTAGATAAAACATTTACAGATGTCGCTTTAAATGATCACGAATCAAATAACAATGaattaatgaaatatttcaataatttAAAGGCAAATttaggaaaaaataaaaaaaatatgttatatcAACAATTCggtgaaaaagaaaaagctATTGATGatattaagaaaaaaaatgctgatataaatgaaaatgtttCAAAAATCGAAGTAGCGATTTATGCAtcaatttataatattagtGACGAAATGGAAAGAGAAATTGAAAAAAGTATAGAATCGCTAAATACCCAAGTAATTGAAAAGGTAAAAACAAACGTAACCAATTTGAATGAAATAAAGggaaaattaaaacaatatGATTTTCATGATTTTGggaaagaagaaaatataaaatatcctgatgaaattaacaaaattaaaaatgaaattaagaCTGTAGGCCAACAAATCGATcagcatataaataaattagaggaaataaaaaaaaattcaggGAGCTATAATGACGAAATAAAAGGAAAAACAGACAAATTCGAAAATGTAACAGATAAAACCATATATAACAAGGATCCAAAAGaaattgaagaaaaaataaaaaatatagtaacaaaaatagatgaaaaaaaaaatatatatataaaaataaataaattattagatGAAATATcagaaatagaaaaaaataacacatcgttaaaaaaagtaaaagaTATAAATGTATCATATGGACAAAGTTTAGGCAAACTATTTTTGGAACAAATTGATgaagaaaagaaaaaggCTGGACACATGATAAAATCAATGGAAGAATATATGGATGAtcttgataatataaaaaaaaaatcacaagaaatagaaaatgaaatgaaaataaacatGGACATAAAAATGTACATAAATAAGGAAATGGAAGCGCTTAATATATCACATGACGACGACAAacaatatcataatataaGTAAGAATCATGAAGAAAAAATTTCTGATATCCATAAAAattctttaaaaataatacaagaGTTTTCTACGGaatcaaatataaatgatattaaaaacGAGTTACAGAAAAATGTTTCAGAAtccaaaaattataataatgatattaatCAAATTTTAAGCAAAATTGCgagcatatataatattttaaaattaaataaaattaaaaaaattattgatAAAGTAAAAGAATATACTAATGAAATTgaaaagaataataaaaacataacTGTTGAATTAAGTAATTCAAAAACAATAATTAAAGAACTCGAAGACGATTCAAATTTAAAAGATTGTAAATCGAAAATAGGATCAACAATAGATGATAATTATGTTGGTGAATGTATAAAGAATATTACAGATTTAAAAACTCATATTTTAAACAAAGAAAATAACATCAACacttattttaaaaatgccGAAAAgtataatgaaaatgtattattaaactttaataatatagaaatgGCTGATAATAAAGCACAATACATAttaaacattaaaaaaaataatggcaCTAATAACCATGATTATAATATCACAGAATTGAAAAAACACAAAGATATGTCTAATGGTTATAAAGATGAGgctgataaaaatatacaagcatttaaaaaaaataaggaattatttgaaaaatataaacaagaTGTAACTGTActtttagataaatattctgCAATagcattaaaaaataaatttgataaaacaaaaaatgattCAGAACAAATCATAAAGGCAATAAAAGACGCACACAACAAGTTTATATTGGAATTAGGCAaatctgaaaaaaaaatgaatgaaataaaaaacgaaaaaattaatattgaagATGAAGTCgctaaaaatgataaatctAATAAAGCAATAGCAGCTATTAAAATATCCATAGATCCATTCAAAACAAAattcttaaaaataaatgatataaaaaaaaaatcagatgaatatttaaaagagACCGAAAATATAGAGAAAGAAATATCAAATTTATCTATAGATACTCAAGAAACAAAACTAAAAGAGAACGGGGACAAATTAAGTACCCTTAAGGAACTTTTAGAATCTCtcaaaaatcaaaaaaaaaatattgaagaCCGAAAAAAAGAATTAGATGAAGTTAATTCCAAAATTGAACAAATAGAAAGAGATGTAAACCagagtaaaaaaaattacgaGATTGGAAttgtagaaaaaataaatgaaatcgCCGAAGCAAATAAAAAACGAATTGAATCAACAAAAGAATTAATACAACCAACAATACAAAATCTAATATCGTCTTTTAACGCTAATGATTTAGAAGATATTAACACTAATGAAAACCTGGGGAAATATAATACAGAAAtggataatatatataaagaatttattaaatcatACAATCTaataacaaattatttaaaagcGGTTTCAAAAGAATCCATAACATATgatcaaattaaaaataaacgaATAAGCACACAAGAGGAACTCTTAAAAAACATAGAACATGGAAATAAAGCCAAATCCTATTTAGATTAtgtaaaagaaaatgaatttgATAGAATAGTcacacatttaaaaaaaaaattagataaTGTGAATGTTAAATTTACAAACGAATATTTAAAAGCTAACGAAGGGTTTgacaatatttcaaaatcTATTAATAATGTTAAAAATTCAACTGATGAAAAttcattattaaatatactaaaccaaacaaaacaaatgtatgaaaatattgtcagtaaaacatataatagttataaatatgatgcagaaaacatatttataaatattccgAAATTAGCAAATTCtttaaatattcaaataaaaagCAGTTCAGGAATAGATTTATTTAAGAACATTAATATAGCTATATTACCTTACTTGGATTCCCAAAAAAAAGATACGCTAACCTTTATTCCATCTCCACAAAAAACATCAGAaacatatacaaaaataagcGATTCTTACAATACTCTTcttgatatattaaaaagaaGTCAAGAATTGCAGAAAAAAGAACAGAAAACATTAAATCTTATACTCGAAAACCGACGTTTATATGAAAAAGTCCAAGCAACCAATGAGTTAAAAGACACATTAagtgatttaaaaaataaaaaagaacatatattaaatgaagTTAAACTACTTTTGCATAAATCTAacgaattaaacaaattatcATGCAACTCTCAAAATTATGATACCATTTTAGAATCGTCAAAGTATGATAAAATCAAAGAAAACAGCAATAATTATGAacaggaaaaaaaaaaacttggGATAAATTTTGATGTAACAGCTATGGaagaaaaatttaataatgatattaaaGTTATAGAagaattagaaaataattacgATTCTTCAgaggaaaataataatattttacaatCTAAACAAAAACTAAAAGAACTAACTAACGCATTTAATactgaaataaaaaaaattgaggatcaaataatagaaaaaaatgatttaattaataaattaatagaaAAGAGAAAGCAATGTCTACTTTTTACATATACAACGTTAATCGAGACTCTTAAAAGCAAAGTAACTAATTACTCGGAATTCATAGAGTCCGCAACTAAATTTTCAaaagaatttttaaaatacatTGATGATACTTCCAATTCTTTAAGTAATGACATAGAAAcattacatataaaatatgatttaaaTCAAACAAACAAATATGTAACAAGTATGTTTGCAGATGCAactaatgataataataatttaatagaaAAGGGAAAGGAAGCAACTCAGATAATCAACAATTTGACCAATCTATTTACAATAGATTCAAATAATATCGATGCCGATACATTACACAACAATAAAttacaaattatttatttcgatTCTGAACTTCATAAATCAATCGAATCCATAAAACaactttataaaaaaatgtatgcctttaaattattaaatatagcACACATTAAtggaaaatattttgatatatccaaagaatttgataatattttacagTTGCAGAAACATAAATTAAcagaaaatttaaataatttaaaccAAATTGATCAATATATTtctgataaaaaaaatcaattcCTTCATGCACTAAATGAAACTACAAATCCAAACTTAAATACGcttaaagaaatatatcatgatattgttaattatgaaaatcagatagatgaaataaaaaatattagtaATAAAGAAAACGAAAATATAACCTTATATATAGACACAATTACCAAATTAACGGAAAAAgtacaaaatattttagatTATGTTACaacttatgaaaataataataatataatcaaACAACATATTCAAGACAATGATGAAAATCATGTATCACAAATTAaggataatttaaaaaaaacaattcaATCATTTCAGGAAAttctaaataaaatagatgAAATAAAAGTTCAATTTTAtggtaataacaatataaatagtatTATAACTACCATATCACAAAATGTAAACGAtgttaaaaacaatttttctAAGGATTTAACTATAGAGAACGGACTCATCCAAATACAAAAGAGTTTAGAAGATATTCAAAATTCTACTTATGAAATCAGAAATGAACAAATAACAAAATTTGTTAATACTATACGCAATTATGTTGAACAACAAACTAACAAAATTCAAAATAATCCAAATAAAGATGAAATAGAcgatataatagaaaaaataattaattataataaagaattaGCAATAAAAATACCAATCGTTATAGATAACCAAAATAACGTTACATCAATAATTTCTCGCATTAACAAAGTCATTAATTTAATCGAATCAGAAcatagtaacaataataatgtatCATATAATGTTGCCATAAAACATATAGAAAATGCCAATAACATAATTCTTGATTTaaataggaataaaaatatgcttaataatttaatgcaggaaaatttaaacattataaacgatttaaaaaataaaaaacaggAGATAGAAAATCGTAATAATTTACATACTATTAATAGACAACAAGAAATAACGCAAACAGAACATGTTAACAATACATATCATCATGCTGttaatgatacaaataatataaatcaaAATCACCAATACTCAAGCTCCGATAAAAAAGGCTCTTCCAAAACAAGAGATGCAGGAAATTCGGTTAGATATGCCGGAGCAATTGCATTTGCCTTAGTAGGatgttatataattataagaataaaagaaaaaagggataaaaatgaaatggaATTCGATAAATCTAAAGGTTTTTATGATGACGGTGAAAATGGGCTTTTTGAAAGAGAAGATGAAGTTATAGAAGTATATATGGATGAGGATTTATGA
- a CDS encoding PIR protein — translation MDDKICGTLISISNSFPNTLDKERNYQFTMNKSILNGYCNNNICSNNFEKINAGCLYLLDAFFKDSKLFESVAKSNIKIVEYIMIWLSNRLNLIDNKENQSLSFFYDIYIKNDNKYKNPINKIEGCSNYKELIDKTNMMNMKIKDISKLYDAFITLCMMYIEFDENSPNCNKYLEGAKKFVGLYKKLKDDSSITEKSSYDKLLSTLLNDYNNFIDKCNGVNCTNLPSLQTIENKQLHVHSSGQISEDPSSSSSITSKLFTVLSIFGAIAFFLGISYKYSLFGFRKRFQKHLRAKLKK, via the exons ATGGATGACAAAAta TGTGGAACACTCATTTCTATAAGTAACTCGTTTCCCAATACTTTGGACAAGGAAAGAAACTATCAATTTACTATGAATAAAAGCATTTTAAATGGGTattgtaataataacatCTGTAGTAATAATttcgaaaaaattaatgctggatgtttatatttgcttGATGCATTCTTTAAGGATTCTAAATTGTTTGAGTCTGTTGCAAAAAGtaacataaaaattgttgaatacattatgatatggttaagtaaTAGATTAAACTTAATCGATAATAAAGAAAACCAGAGTCtaagttttttttatgatatatatataaagaatgaTAATAAGTATAAAAATCCTATAAACAAAATTGAAGGTTGTAGTAATTATAAGGAACTTATAGATAAAACTAATATGATGAATATGaaaattaaagatatatctaaattatatgatgcatttattACATTATGTATGATGTATATtgaatttgatgaaaatagTCCAAATTGCAATAAATATTTGGAAGGAGCTAAAAAGTTTGTTGGGCTATATAAAAAACTTAAGGACGATTCTAGTATTACTGAAAAGAGTTCATATGATAAATTATTGTCTACTTtattaaatgattataataattttatagataaatGTAATGGTGTTAATTGCACAAATCTTCCATCCCTTCAAACGATAGAAAACAAACAACTTCATGTACATAGTTCTGGACAAATTTCTGAAGATccatcatcaagttcgtcgataacaagcaaattatttacagttttatcaatatttggtgcaatagcattttttttaggaatttcttataag tattcgttatttggatttaggaaacgatttcaaaaacatttaagagcaaagctaaaaaaataa
- a CDS encoding fam-b protein: protein MRISILKYVLSIVICSFEYAKNELYFVNERTICFERNITNFRNNRILADTDNRFDLNDFYQSTLSLANQFSDCNDGNKEITHLRNIIDSHIKNNKESNTLLDLKNVDKKTKKIIHGLHKKIEETKKELDSIKNNKLEIEPIENNSVSGEEDFKQLENEETIVANEHYEIDSSIEYELKTKRKLKKLTKGLLVRVLLLMALVLALLIPGWTQIVFITMNVLVSIETLIRCYQYVKLCFKLHKISKKKKKSR, encoded by the exons ATGAGAATAAGTATTTTGAAATATGTTCTTTCAATTGTTATTTGTTCTTTTGAATATGCCAAAAAT GAACTATACTTTGTAAATGAAAGAACCATCTGTTTTGAAAGgaatataacaaattttagGAATAATAGGATATTAGCAGATACAGATAACCGATTCgatttaaatgatttttatcAATCAACTTTGAGTCTTGCAAATCAATTTAGTGATTGTAATGATGGTAACAAAGAAATAACACACCTTCGAAATATTATAGATTCACATATAAAGAATAACAAAGAAAGTAACACATTacttgatttaaaaaatgtagataaaaaaacgaaaaagaTAATTCATGGACTtcacaaaaaaatagaagaaacaaaaaaagagCTTGATAGTataaagaataataaattagaaatagaaccaatagaaaataattctgTATCAGGAGAAGAAGACTTTAAACAATTGGAAAATGAAGAAACTATCGTGGCGAATGAGCATTATGAGATTGATTCAAGTATCgaatatgaattaaaaactaaacgaaagttaaaaaaattgaccAAAGGATTACTTGTGAGGGTGTTGTTGTTGATGGCGCTTGTTTTGGCGTTATTGATACCCGGATGGACTCAAATTGTATTTATTACTATGAATGTATTGGTTTCAATTGAAACGCTTATTAGATGTTATCAATACGTTAAATTGTGTTTTAAATTACATAAaatatccaaaaaaaaaaaaaaatcaagatAG
- a CDS encoding fam-a protein → MNKFYILSVLFLLRISLYVNNKTLATEPAPKKNTKSILKKFRKPKPKKYYPTSEEIYEKNKHLLYINPQEIINAEKLMNDAVTHLEHHATSKDGYKLCDKFYVHRMYFYKKKHKKHTDVEKIQYTIDDSNKYNKIINKLWDPDSDDFLYRGVVKRKIVRVYSPNLVMIQQRSKRWPWSREKYFYALAAKFKISEEKTMIVITSANINDHNSKNKKSFQNTIVESANLFEAEIDSEDDIRSGKLKKTFVNLNGYVIEKKNKYVYISYVDSITFSLINKHIFFIIVILEDLC, encoded by the exons atgaataaattttatattctaagtgttttatttcttttaagaATCTCCCTATACGTGAATAATAAAACCCTTGCAACTGAACCTgctccaaaaaaaaatacaaaatccatattaaaaaaatttagaaaacccaaaccaaaaaaatattatcctac TTCAGAAGAAATATATGAGAAAAACAAGCACCTATTATATATCAATCCCCAAGAAATTATAAATGCAGAAAAACTTATGAACGACGCTGTAACACATTTAGAACATCATGCTACAAGTAAAGATGGTTATAAATTATGTGATAAATTTTATGTTCATCgtatgtatttttataaaaaaaaacataaaaagcATACAGATGTTGAAAAAATTCAATATACAATTGATGATTCGAATAAG tataataaaataataaacaagttATGGGATCCAGATAGTGACGATTTTTTATATAGAGGGGTGGTTAAAA gaaaaaTTGTCCGTGTGTACAGTCCAAATTTAGTAATGATACAGCAACGTTCCAAAAGATGGCCCTGGTCTCGtgagaaatatttttatgctttaGCTGCAAAATTTAAA ataTCAGAAGAAAAAACTATGATTGTCATAACTTcagcaaatataaatgatcacAACAGTAAAAATAAGAAATCCTTTCAAAACACAATAGTAGAAAGTGCAAATTTATTCGAAGCTGAAATTGATTCTGAAGATGATATTAGAAgtggaaaattaaaaaaaacgttTGTTAACTTAAATGGATAcgttattgaaaaaaaaaacaaatatgtttatatctCCTATGTCGACTCT ATTACTTTTTCCCTCATAAATaagcatatatttttcatcatCGTGATATTAGAAgatttatgttaa